Proteins encoded within one genomic window of Acipenser ruthenus chromosome 32, fAciRut3.2 maternal haplotype, whole genome shotgun sequence:
- the LOC131703003 gene encoding histone H3-like, with product MARTKQTARKSTGGKAPRKQLATKAARKSAPATGGVKKPHRYRPGTVALREIRRYQKSTELLIRKLPFQRLVREIAQDFKTDLRFQSSAVMALQEASEAYLVGLFEDTYLCAIHAKRVTIMPKDIQLARRIRGERA from the coding sequence ATGGCAAGAACTAAGCAGACTGCGCgtaagtccaccggtggaaaggcgCCCAGGAAACAGCTTGCTACCAAGGCTGCTCGAAAGAGCGCCCCCGCTACCGGCGGCGTGAAGAAACCTCACCGTTACAGACCTGGCACTGTGGCTCTGAGGGAAatccgccgctatcagaaatccaccgagTTGTTGATCCGCAAACTGCCCTTCCAGCGGCTCGTCCgagaaatcgctcaggatttcaagaccgacctgcgcttccagagctccgctgtgatggcgctgcaggaggctagcgaggcttacctggtcgggctctttgaggacacctacctgtgtgccattcacgccaagagagtcaccatcatgcccaaagacatccagctggcccgccgaATCCGAGGAGAACGCGCTTAA
- the LOC117965184 gene encoding zinc finger protein 135-like, which yields MKEEVLEMVRIKMEPLKEEVLLKPGKEESEDLKAAPTELGPVHLRECSVVLERIYVRKQGSGEEGSPNSTQGGGQDDESSHSECSPAGSSPAVKARTQLRNLKILRGEKLKYTRGEKPYHCSDCGKSFRHSGDLVIHQRIHTGEKPYRCSDCGKRFKSSGHRTAHQRIHTGEKPHCCSDCGKSFRNSGDLSKHQRIHTGDKPYRCSHCGKSFSRSGNFELNKRTHKGEKPYHCSDCGKSFSRSEHLLIHQQIHTGERPYHCTDCGKSFSRSGQLVTHQRIHTGEKPYYCSDCGKSFRDSTDLVKHQRTHTGVKPYHCSDCGKSFSQSGQLGKHQRIHTGEKTFHCSDCGKSFSSLANLVSHQRIHSGEKPYHCSNCGKSFRHSTSFAVHRRIHTGEKPYHYSHCGKSFGHLASFAAHQRIHTGEKPYRCSDCGKTFGRSGHLVSHRRVHTGEKPYRCSDCGKSFSQSRSLVTHQQIHTGEKKKENVNNVPA from the exons AtgaaagaagaggtgctggaaatggtgcGTATTAAAATGGAGCCCCTGAAAGAGGAGGTACTCTtgaaaccagggaaggaagaatccgaagacttgaaagcagcccccactGAGCTGGGTCCGGTACatctgcgggagtgtagcgtggtgctggagagaatctatgtgagaaagcaaggctctggagaggaaggctctcccaacagcacgcaaggaggtggacagGACGACGAGAGCTCACATTCAGAGTGCAGTCCAGCAG gttccagtccagcagttaAAGCAAGGACCCAGTtaaggaatttaaaaatactgagaggagagaaattaaaatataccagaggagagaaaccgtatcactgctctgactgtggaaagagtttcaggcactcaggagaccttgtgatacaccagcgaattcacacaggagagaaaccctatcgctgctctgactgtggaaagaggttcaagtcatcaggacaccgtacagcacaccagcgaattcacacaggagagaaaccgcattgctgctctgactgtggaaagagtttcaggaaCTCAGGAGACCTTTcaaaacaccaacgaattcacacaggagacaaACCTTATCGCTgttctcactgtgggaagagtttcagtcggtctgGAAATTTTGAATTGAATAAGCGAactcacaaaggagagaaaccatatcactgttctgactgtgggaagagtttcagtcggtcagaacaCCTATTAATACATCAGCAAATACACACTGGAGAGAGACCGTatcactgcactgactgtgggaagagtttcagtcgatcAGGACAACTtgtaacacaccagcgaattcacacaggagagaaaccatattactgctctgactgtgggaagagtttcagggattCAACAGACCTTGTAAAACACcagagaactcacacaggagtAAAGCCATATCACTGCTCCGACTGTGGTaaaagtttcagtcagtcaggacaactTGGAAAACATCAgcggattcacacaggagaaaaaacgtttcattgctctgactgtgggaagagtttcagttcgttagcaaaccttgtttcacaccagcgaattcactcaggagagaaaccgtatcactgctctaactgtgggaaaagtttccgTCACTCAACATCCTTTGCTGTACACcggcgcattcacacaggagagaaaccgtatcactactctcactgtgggaagagtttcggtCACTTGGCATCCTTTGCTGcacaccagcgtattcacacaggagagaaaccgtaccgctgctctgactgtggaaagacttTCGGACGGTcgggacaccttgtttcacaccggcgcgttcacacaggagagaaaccgtaccgctgttctgattgtgggaagagtttcagtcagtcaagatcccttgttacacaccagcaaattcacacaggagaaaaaaaaaaagaaaatgtaaataatgttcctgcataa